The region GTTCCCGGTGGCGGCTCCCACTTGGTGGAGAAGATAAAGGCGGTGTCGTAAGCTCCGGGATCGGCTGCGGCCTTCTGCATCTCGTCGATGGAGAAGTTGGGAATGGCTACCGTCTTAATGGAGTGGTGGGTGTAGCCGATCTCGGGGCGGGACAACTCCGACGTTGCGGGCCATGCGGTGAGGACGGTGGCCTGCGGGTAGTTATGCTCGATGAAGTGGACGGCCTGCTGATGCAGCACGATCATGTCCCGGTAGGTAAGGTTGTCTTCGGGTGCGAAGGCGTAAGGCGGGTTGATCCAGATGCCGCTGAGAAAGGCCGCTGCACTGAGCGCGGCAATGAGCCACCACTGTCGGAGATGACGCCGCCATATCGAGACGCATATCAGCAGCACCAAGGGATACATCGGCAACAGATAACGAGTAAGCAGCGCTCCGCCGAGGATGGAGAAGGCGATCCAGTTGGCGAGAAGGATGACGGCGATGGCCTTGATCGCAGGCTTGCGGATAGCTTGCGGAGCCGTGGGCGAAGCGAGGGGAATTAAGAAGACAGCCACGGTGGCGACGACAGGAACGAACATGTTCATGTGCGTCGTCAGGTGCAGGAAGCGGTGCCACAGGCAGAGGGCGATGCGGTAGGCGCTGAGGTTTGCGGTGGCGTTGTAGCGAAGGAACTCGGGGTTGCCGAAGATGAATCCGGTGCGGTGATAGTGATAGGCGTACCAGGCTACGAGCGGTGCGATGGGGAAGAGCAGCGCGGCGAGCCAGCCTAAGCTCTGGCGTTTGTTTGCGGCGCGGCTCTGGAGGAAGAGGATTGCCTCCCATAACGCGAGCGCTGCGGGAGTGATGATCGCGGTCTCCTTGGAGAGAACGGAGAGCGCGAACATGACGCTCGCTAGAATTTGATTTTTTGTAGTGCTTTGATCTGAGTCGTCACGGTCGAAATAGAAAGCAAGGCCCCAGAGGGTAAAGGCGGCTGCAAAGATGTCGGCGTGTGCGAGTGTGCTCTGCGCGAACCAGATGGGATAGATCGCCGTGAGGACGGTGACGACTGCGGCTGCGGTGGCTCCGGCAAGCGTACGTGTGAGCTTATAGACGCCGAGCAGGGCCGAGGCGCTGACGATGCAGACGAGCGTGCGCGTGCCGCTGACGACAAATCCGGAGAGATGCCACCACGCTGCCAGCAGGATGGAAGGCAGCGGCGGATGGGCATTGGTGACGGTGGTCTGCGGAATGAGACTTCCGGTGCGGAAAAAGTCCCACGCGGCGGGGATGTAGTAGCCGCCTTCGTCCCAGAAGTAGGGAAGGCGGAGCAGGGTGAGATGCGAGAGATAGACGGCGGCGAAGAAGAGCGGGAAGAGCATCCAGAGCGGAATGTCGCCCGGTGCGGAGTTGCCGGGCCTTGCGCCGCTGAATTTCTCCGGGGTACGCACTCTCTTAGTGAATGGGACCGTTGGGCGACGAAGGAACCTGTTCCAGCGTGATCTGGCCGAAGGCCTGTTCGTATTGGGCGAGGTTGTGGCCGAGGACGTTCCACAGGGCCTTGGCCTGCTGCGGGCTGAGGTAGATGCCCTCGAAGTTCTTGACGTGCAGCTCGTCGGGTGTCTCCTGGGTCATGGTGCCGAAGACGAGGAAGAAGTCCCATACGCTCATGCGTACCTGAACGCTGTTGGCGTAGTCTTCGCGATAGTTCTCGGTGTTGGTGAGTCGGAGGGCGGGCTGTTCAGTCGGCTGGTTGGCCGGGTTCTTGGGCTGGCTCATTTGGATCACTTTCGAGAGACTGCTTTGTGAGGCGGATGATAAAGAATTTGGTGCGAAAGGGGGGACTTGAACCCCCACGGATTGCTCCGCCAGATCCTAAGTCTGGTGCGTCTGCCAATTTCGCCACTTTCGCGTGTTGTAGAGCGTGTTCATTTGGTTGCTGCGCGGGTTGGATGCGCTGTCAACAGCGTACTGGTTAAGGTGGGGCTAATGCAATGGGACGTGGTTTGCACTGCCAGAGTTCAGTGGTCAGCAGGCCCGCCAGTGAGTAGTGATGCGCTATGCGTGTGAGTCCTGTCTGCGTGAGCGGTGTGGCGTGGTCTGGGAGTCGAACGGTACGAAGTCCCGTGATGATGCGGAATGCAAGGTAGAGAGAGCGCACGACGATGTGTGCAGGAAGGTGCATTGGTCCCTGTGGGATGCGAAAGTCGGAGACGAGCCAGAGAGCGTCTGGTGCGAGCGCAGGTGTGATACGAGCGATGAGAGTTTCGAGATCGGACTGGGTGAGACAGTCGAGGAAGAAATGGGTGACAACGAGGTCGTATGGGCCGATAGGCGCGAAGGTGAGTGCGCTGGTGTGATGAGTTTTGAGACGTGCGGCGTTGACTTCGCAACGCTTGCTCAAAAGCTGGAGCATAGTTGCGCTGATGTCTACGGCGTCAACATGGATGTGCGGGTTCGAGGCCAGGAGGGCCGCAAGGAAACGCCCATCTCCGTCGCCCATGACGAGGGCTTTCTTCCGATTGAGGAGAGCTGGAAGGAAGTGCAGGCGGCAGCGTTCGAGGGCGCGGCCGAGGGTGAGGTATTCGAGCCAGCGGTAGGGACGAGCGATGGGGTTGAAGTTGGGGTCAGAGGTCATCGAAGTCATCGATGGAGAAAAGCGATGAAAAGAACGGGAGTGATCAGCACCAGGTCTGCGGCGGCGCGCAGAGTAAGAGGTGCAATGTGGCGGCGATAGTGCAGCACGAGCAGAAGAACGGCAGAGATACTCGTGGCAGATGGGATTACCCACGGAGCGCGGTGATAGAAGAGAGCGAGCGCTGTTCCCGCGAGAGCGATAATGATGGCAAAGAGGGGCAGATGGCGGAGAGCGAAGCGGGTAGTGGCATGAGTAGGGTGGTCGGGGACTGAAGAGCGTTGAGGGTCGTGCTCCCAGGCATAGATGAAGAGGCAATTCGAACTGCAGAGCATCGCCAGAAGAAGCGCTGAGGGTAGAAGTGCAAGGCGCAGACTTGGTTGGCGCGCAACGGTAGGAATGAAGGTGGCGGCGGCGAAGAAGATGCCGACAGCGATCTCCTTGGGGAAGCGGTGGGCGCTGCGCGTGGCATGAATGAGGATGAAGTATCCGAACAACAGACCGCCAAGGATGAGGTAGAGGTGAATGGCTTCGGTGGAAAGATGAAACAGCAGAGGGGCGAGTGCTCCCGAAGCCAGCAGTATTCCGGTGAGGAAGGCGGTTCGGTGGCGGTGGTGGAAGTAGTGGCGGGCTTCGAGGTGTTGCTCCTGTCGTGACTGGCTATCGAGCAGCCGCGTGTCGAGAAGGCGATCAGCGGCGTAGAGCATCCAAACGGCGATGAACATTGCGGCGACGGAAGAGAGGGGAAGGCGGATGTGGTCGGCGGCGGCGATAAACCATACCCAGAGAGCGGCGATAGTAGGTGCGTCAAGAGAGAGAAGGTGCCAGAGGACAAGTGGGGAGCGTCGGTCTTTGGAGTGGGGTTTGGCTGCCGGTGTCAGTGTTGGTTGCGTCGAGGTTGACGATGCGAGAGCCACACTCTTATTTTAGGCGCGAAAAAAGGAGCAGCTCAAAAGGGAAGCTGCTCCTTTTTCCTGTTGCGTCCAATTTAAGCGGTTGCGGCGTCTTCGCTTGGAGCTAGCGCAGCCTCGGCGGGAATCTTTGCCGGTACAGCTTCGTGGGCCTCATGAGCTCCGGCAACCCACAGCCCAGGATCGATATCTGGAAAAACGCTGTCGCGAAGCTCGATCTCCGCGAGGCGTGCCTCCTGCGTCGGTGTCAGGCTGCCGCTCGATTCAAAGCCCTGCCAGATGGCTTTGACCTCGTTGAACTGATCGTTGTGCGTGAGGAAGCGAATCTCGGCGTAGTCACGCGCAGCCCCTGTCGTGATAAGGAACTGCCAGTCGGAGGACTCTAGCAGCAGCAGTTCGCGGCAGAGCTGTTGCATGATGCGCTTGCCCATCGCGGACTTGCGCCACTCACCGGCAGTGCAGACCTCGCGCGTATAAAGTTCGGCGGGATAGATGTGCGTGTAGGTCCACGAGGTATCGGGGTTCATCCAGACATGGTTGTTGCCCTCGGCTCCCCATGAGCCTTCATGCATAGCGATGAAGCCCGCGCGAGGATAACGGTTCAGATACTCGGCGCAACTGATCAACTCAATGCCCGTGTTGTGATCGTGGATGGTGCGCGCCACGGCCTCGAGCCACAGCGTTCCTTCAAACCACCAGTGGCCGAACAACTCTGCGTCAAAGGGAGAGCAGAGGATCGGCGGAATCGCGTCGTTGAAGCCGGACTGAAGCGCCTCCCACACCAGGTGGACGTAGTTGGCGGCATGAGACTTTACACGCTCTGCGGCATCCTGTGGATAGTAGGGCTGTTTGTCGCCCATGTCGACCTTGGAGCCGGTGACGCGCCAGTAGCGATGACCGCCGGGCCAGCGCTTTTTATGGAAGTCGAGATAGGTGCCGTCGCCGGGATAGCCGCTATCACCCGACCAGACCTGGACACCGGTGCGCGGATCGCGAGGAAAGATAGTAGTGGCGTTGGCCTTATCGTAAGGACCGTCGACATAGTACGGCTGGTAGAGACGGCGATAGTCGCGGTGCGTCATCTGCTCGGTCTGCTCGTCGGTCGGGACAGCGCCGTTGAGCAGCTCATAAGGCGAGGGAACGCGGTGCGACTCTTCGACGAGATGAGTATCGACGAAGAAGAAATCGATGTTGGACTCAGAGAGTGCCTGCTCCACGCCGATGCGGTCGAAGCCGGAAGGTGTTGGCGTGCCGTCTGCATTGGCGACTGGATAGTTCCAGAAGCCTGCGGGACGATAGCCGCACTCGGGTGCCCATATTCCCCTGGGATGCTCGCCGATGTGGCGGGTATGAGTGGCGACGGCGGTGCGAATCTGCGCGCGCACGCTCTCGTCCGTGCCTAAGAGCGGCATGTAGCCGTGAGTAGCGCCGCACGTGATGATGTCAATCAGGCCGATGTCGTTGAAGTGGCGGAAGGCCTTGATGATGTTCTGGTCGAAGTGATTGAAGTCTTCAAGCGCCTGCGAAAAAAAGCGATGCCAGAAGCGCGCAGTCTCGGCGTAGTGGGCCTCGCCCGACTGTGTGAAGAATGCCTCGTCTTCCTGCGCGGCGACAATCTTTCGTCCAAGATAGTTGGGGAACTCCGCGATAAAGACAGGATGCGAGAGCTGCTCCAGCAAAATAGGCGAGAGATTGAGATTGCAGTTGAAGCGGACGTTATCGCGCTCAAGATTCTTGAGGACGCGCAATAGCGGCAGATAGGTCTCAGCGGCAGCCTCGTGTAACCACTCCAGGCCATGGGGCCAGGTACCGTGATTGACTACGTAGGGCAGATGGGCGTGCAGAGTGAAGGTGAGAAACCCTGAAGGTTTTCTCGTAATGTTAACTGCGGTGTGTGGCGATGCCTTCGTCAAGACGGAGTACCTCAAAGAAGTAGTTTTCTTTCGGCAAAAGAAGCATCGTACTGGGTTTTTCTGGCCCGCTGATACCAAGTTTACACGAAGGGTGCGCAGTGAAATATCGGTCACGTGTGGTGGCAGATCAAGTGCCACCACACGAAAGAAGAGCGATAAAACTGAACCAGCGGTGGGATACGACTGCTACTGTTGTTGATCGTTTGGCCGCTGCTGGAGGTTGGGGTTATCGGATGCATTCCGCGGGTTGTTGGAGACGCGCAGAGAGATCGCATTCGTCAGATGAAATCGAACCAGGCTTTCCGAGGGAATTTGCACCTGCTCTCCCCGGGTGATGGCGTTGCTTCCGGCGCCTACGCCGCCACCTGCAGCCGCCCCGATGGCAGCTCCTTTGCCGCCGCCGAAGATGCCGCCGAGAATAGCTCCCACGGCTGCACCGCCGCCGGTTTTGATGGCGGTATTTTTGCCGCGTCCCTTGCCTGCTACGCTATAGGGCTCGGTCGTGAGGGCGACGCTATTGCCGCGGTGGCGGAGCCCTGTGAGTTCGATGGTCAAAAGAGAGTTGCCTTTGAAGTGAGCAGCTTCCTGCACGGCATCGACCCGGCCCGAGACGGCGGCGCCGTGGGGAATGGCGACGACTCCATCAATGACAACATCGCTGGCTACGGTGCCGCTGAAGCTGTCGCCCTGCTGCGTGCTGGCGCTATCGAGCGTTTGGGTAATGCGAATTGGCAAGGTCGTGCCCGCCGGAATGGTGACATCTCGGAAGGCAGGGGCTGCCGGTGCTGGCGGAGGAGGTGGCGGCGGCGGAGCGGCCTGAGCCTGCTCGGGAGGAGCGACGCGCTCGATGGGAGCAGGGGAGTGATCCGGCTCGGGCTTCGCCTTCTTCCTGATCGGTTCTTTGCGGGCGCGCTCAGTAGGCGGCGGTGCGATGACTGCGGGTTGAGGCGCAGGCTGCTGCTCTGGCTGCGCTGCCGCCTGTTGAACGGTGAGGTTATTGATGACCGTCTTAAGGCCCGCAACCTGGGCTGCATCCGAGGCGGCGAGCGAGCGAGCGGCGTCGTTACTGACGGTTCCGTTCAGCGTGGCGATACCATTTTCGACTGTGGCCTGGATGGATGCAGGTTGAAGTGCGCTGTCTCCTGCAATTCGAGACTGAACTGCGGTGGTAAGAGCAGCATCATCAGGCGGAGGAGAAGATTTTTTGCAACCACCAAGGCTGAGTGCTACAGCGAAAACGGCGGCAAGTGTAACGGCGCGCGGAACGGAGATGATATGGGAGACGTGCATAGAACCTCGTTATAGGCAGAGCTGTTGCAAACACTGTAACTCACTCTATTGGTATCAGATGCTGCGGCCTCATTAAGGGCTGTCCAAATAACCGCAACCGCTATGCAACAAAGCAATTTTGTAAGCTGTCTCATAGACGAATGCAGACCTGTAATCGTGAGGTCGGCGAGATAGAAGGGGAGCAGGCAGAGGTGCCGACGGCG is a window of Edaphobacter dinghuensis DNA encoding:
- a CDS encoding ArnT family glycosyltransferase — encoded protein: MRTPEKFSGARPGNSAPGDIPLWMLFPLFFAAVYLSHLTLLRLPYFWDEGGYYIPAAWDFFRTGSLIPQTTVTNAHPPLPSILLAAWWHLSGFVVSGTRTLVCIVSASALLGVYKLTRTLAGATAAAVVTVLTAIYPIWFAQSTLAHADIFAAAFTLWGLAFYFDRDDSDQSTTKNQILASVMFALSVLSKETAIITPAALALWEAILFLQSRAANKRQSLGWLAALLFPIAPLVAWYAYHYHRTGFIFGNPEFLRYNATANLSAYRIALCLWHRFLHLTTHMNMFVPVVATVAVFLIPLASPTAPQAIRKPAIKAIAVILLANWIAFSILGGALLTRYLLPMYPLVLLICVSIWRRHLRQWWLIAALSAAAFLSGIWINPPYAFAPEDNLTYRDMIVLHQQAVHFIEHNYPQATVLTAWPATSELSRPEIGYTHHSIKTVAIPNFSIDEMQKAAADPGAYDTAFIFSTKWEPPPGTINLSKPNESEDAKFFDFHHDMHPAAAAALLHGEVVWQAHRKGEWAAVLRFPRIVDASLRLPR
- a CDS encoding DUF3467 domain-containing protein, translating into MSQPKNPANQPTEQPALRLTNTENYREDYANSVQVRMSVWDFFLVFGTMTQETPDELHVKNFEGIYLSPQQAKALWNVLGHNLAQYEQAFGQITLEQVPSSPNGPIH
- a CDS encoding class I SAM-dependent methyltransferase; translation: MTSMTSDPNFNPIARPYRWLEYLTLGRALERCRLHFLPALLNRKKALVMGDGDGRFLAALLASNPHIHVDAVDISATMLQLLSKRCEVNAARLKTHHTSALTFAPIGPYDLVVTHFFLDCLTQSDLETLIARITPALAPDALWLVSDFRIPQGPMHLPAHIVVRSLYLAFRIITGLRTVRLPDHATPLTQTGLTRIAHHYSLAGLLTTELWQCKPRPIALAPP
- a CDS encoding glycoside hydrolase family 57 protein, with protein sequence MTKASPHTAVNITRKPSGFLTFTLHAHLPYVVNHGTWPHGLEWLHEAAAETYLPLLRVLKNLERDNVRFNCNLNLSPILLEQLSHPVFIAEFPNYLGRKIVAAQEDEAFFTQSGEAHYAETARFWHRFFSQALEDFNHFDQNIIKAFRHFNDIGLIDIITCGATHGYMPLLGTDESVRAQIRTAVATHTRHIGEHPRGIWAPECGYRPAGFWNYPVANADGTPTPSGFDRIGVEQALSESNIDFFFVDTHLVEESHRVPSPYELLNGAVPTDEQTEQMTHRDYRRLYQPYYVDGPYDKANATTIFPRDPRTGVQVWSGDSGYPGDGTYLDFHKKRWPGGHRYWRVTGSKVDMGDKQPYYPQDAAERVKSHAANYVHLVWEALQSGFNDAIPPILCSPFDAELFGHWWFEGTLWLEAVARTIHDHNTGIELISCAEYLNRYPRAGFIAMHEGSWGAEGNNHVWMNPDTSWTYTHIYPAELYTREVCTAGEWRKSAMGKRIMQQLCRELLLLESSDWQFLITTGAARDYAEIRFLTHNDQFNEVKAIWQGFESSGSLTPTQEARLAEIELRDSVFPDIDPGLWVAGAHEAHEAVPAKIPAEAALAPSEDAATA
- a CDS encoding BON domain-containing protein; translated protein: MHVSHIISVPRAVTLAAVFAVALSLGGCKKSSPPPDDAALTTAVQSRIAGDSALQPASIQATVENGIATLNGTVSNDAARSLAASDAAQVAGLKTVINNLTVQQAAAQPEQQPAPQPAVIAPPPTERARKEPIRKKAKPEPDHSPAPIERVAPPEQAQAAPPPPPPPPAPAAPAFRDVTIPAGTTLPIRITQTLDSASTQQGDSFSGTVASDVVIDGVVAIPHGAAVSGRVDAVQEAAHFKGNSLLTIELTGLRHRGNSVALTTEPYSVAGKGRGKNTAIKTGGGAAVGAILGGIFGGGKGAAIGAAAGGGVGAGSNAITRGEQVQIPSESLVRFHLTNAISLRVSNNPRNASDNPNLQQRPNDQQQ